In Sodalis ligni, a single genomic region encodes these proteins:
- the asnC gene encoding transcriptional regulator AsnC, whose amino-acid sequence MSDLYQIDDLDRAILKALMANARTAYAELAKQLAVSAGTIHVRVEKMKQAGIITGARVDVSARHLGYDVCCFIGIILKSAKDYPSALKKLEDLEEVVEAYYTTGHYSIFIKVMCRSIDALQQVLINKIQTIDEIQSTETLISLQNPISRTIVP is encoded by the coding sequence ATGTCGGACCTATACCAGATAGATGACCTTGACCGCGCTATTTTAAAGGCATTAATGGCCAATGCCCGTACCGCTTATGCCGAACTGGCCAAGCAGCTTGCGGTCAGTGCCGGTACTATCCATGTGCGGGTGGAAAAGATGAAGCAGGCGGGCATTATCACCGGCGCCCGGGTGGATGTCAGCGCCAGGCATCTGGGCTACGACGTGTGCTGCTTTATCGGCATTATTTTAAAAAGCGCCAAGGACTATCCTTCGGCGCTCAAGAAACTCGAGGATCTGGAGGAAGTGGTGGAAGCCTATTACACCACCGGCCACTACAGTATCTTTATCAAAGTCATGTGCCGCTCCATCGATGCCCTGCAACAGGTACTTATCAACAAGATCCAGACCATTGATGAAATTCAGTCAACAGAGACGTTGATCTCGCTGCAGAACCCCATCAGCCGTACCATTGTGCCTTAA